A genomic segment from Deltaproteobacteria bacterium encodes:
- the guaB gene encoding IMP dehydrogenase: protein MLPEQLREALTFDDVSLVPAASEVLPRDVDVSTRLARDIRLNIPLLSAAMDTVTEAATAISMARQGGIGIIHKNLGIEEQALEVARVKKAESGMIVDPITIGPDERLADAVALMRQHGISGLPVVDADRRPVGILTNRDIRFEKNLDQKVGDVMTRRLITVAEGVDLDGCKDLLHKNRIEKLVVVAADGRLAGLITIKDIELAEAHPVAAKDDLGRLRVGAAVGVGPDRRDRVAALVAAGCDVIVIDTAHGHSRGVLDAVAATRAEYPELPIVAGNIATGAAAKALIEAGVDAVKCGVGPGSICTTRVVAGVGVPQLTAIADCVAAAEPHGIPVISDGGIKHSGDIAKAIAAGASSVMIGSLFAGTDEAPGEVILYQGRSYKAYRGMGSIGAMKAGSSDRYFQGDVDHARKLVPEGIEGRVPYKGPLADSVYQLVGGLRSSMGYTGCRTIEELRAKPGLFIRVTNQGLRESHVHDVIITKEAPNYQTER from the coding sequence ATGCTGCCCGAACAGCTTCGCGAAGCCCTCACGTTCGACGATGTGTCGCTCGTCCCGGCGGCGAGCGAGGTGTTGCCGCGCGACGTGGACGTGTCCACCCGGCTCGCGCGCGACATTCGGCTCAACATTCCGCTGTTGAGTGCGGCCATGGACACCGTGACCGAGGCGGCGACGGCGATCTCGATGGCCCGCCAGGGCGGAATCGGCATCATCCACAAGAATCTGGGCATCGAGGAGCAGGCGCTCGAGGTCGCGCGGGTCAAGAAGGCCGAGTCCGGCATGATCGTCGACCCGATCACGATTGGACCCGACGAGCGCCTGGCCGATGCGGTCGCGCTCATGCGCCAGCACGGAATCAGCGGCCTGCCGGTCGTCGACGCGGACCGCCGGCCGGTCGGCATCCTGACCAACCGCGACATCCGGTTCGAAAAGAACCTCGACCAGAAGGTCGGCGACGTCATGACGCGCCGGCTCATCACGGTAGCCGAAGGGGTCGACCTGGACGGCTGCAAGGACCTGCTGCACAAAAATCGCATCGAGAAGCTCGTGGTCGTCGCGGCCGATGGACGGCTCGCGGGGCTCATCACGATCAAGGACATCGAGCTGGCCGAGGCGCACCCGGTCGCCGCGAAGGACGACCTCGGCCGCCTGCGGGTCGGCGCCGCGGTCGGCGTCGGGCCGGATCGGCGCGATCGGGTGGCGGCGCTGGTGGCGGCGGGCTGTGACGTCATCGTGATCGACACCGCCCACGGCCACTCGCGCGGCGTGCTCGACGCGGTCGCCGCGACGCGCGCCGAATATCCCGAACTCCCGATCGTCGCCGGCAACATCGCGACCGGCGCCGCGGCCAAGGCGCTGATCGAGGCGGGCGTCGACGCGGTCAAGTGCGGCGTCGGCCCGGGATCGATCTGCACCACGCGCGTGGTCGCCGGCGTCGGCGTGCCGCAGCTGACCGCCATCGCCGACTGTGTCGCCGCGGCCGAGCCGCACGGCATCCCGGTGATCAGCGACGGCGGCATCAAACACTCGGGCGACATCGCCAAGGCGATCGCGGCCGGCGCCAGCTCGGTCATGATCGGGTCGCTGTTCGCGGGCACCGACGAGGCGCCGGGCGAGGTCATCCTCTATCAGGGGCGCAGCTACAAGGCGTATCGCGGGATGGGCTCGATCGGCGCGATGAAGGCCGGGTCGAGCGATCGCTACTTCCAGGGCGACGTGGACCACGCGCGCAAGCTGGTGCCCGAGGGCATCGAGGGGCGCGTGCCGTACAAGGGACCGCTGGCCGATTCGGTCTACCAGCTGGTCGGCGGCCTGCGGTCATCGATGGGGTACACCGGCTGCCGCACGATCGAGGAGCTGCGCGCCAAGCCGGGCCTGTTCATCCGCGTGACGAACCAGGGGCTGCGCGAGAGCCACGTCCACGACGTGATCATCACGAAAGAGGCGCCCAACTATCAGACCGAGCGGTAG
- a CDS encoding glutamine-hydrolyzing GMP synthase, translating to MAHETILILDFGSQYTQLIARRIREQAVYSEIHPFHLPIDRIRAMNPRGIVLSGGPSSVYADGAPTLSPELFDLGVPVLGICYGAQLTAKLLGGEVVAADKCEYGRAQVDVVEPDDLLHGFAPGEAVRVWASHADRVARLPDGFRLLGESPNCPAAAFADPARRIYAVQFHPEVAHTPRGAEILSNFLFRICGCAGDWSMASFVDEAVAAVRRQVGDDGRVICGLSGGVDSSVVAALLHRAIGDRLTCIFVDNGLLRRGERENVAAVFRDHFKVDLRVVDAEDRFLRALAGVTDPERKRKIIGAEFIRVFEAEARSIDNARWLAQGTLYPDVIESVSFKGPSATIKSHHNVGGLPEDMDFELIEPLRELFKDEVRELGEQLGLPRHMITRQPFPGPGLAVRCLGAVDRPRLDTLRAADAIIEEEIRAAGLYEAIWQSFGVLLPVKSVGVMGDARTYADALAVRAVYSRDGMTADWAQLPYELLATISSRIINEVRGINRVVYDITSKPPGTIEWE from the coding sequence ATGGCGCACGAGACGATCCTGATCCTCGACTTCGGCTCCCAGTACACCCAGTTGATCGCGCGGCGCATTCGCGAGCAGGCCGTGTACTCGGAGATCCACCCGTTTCACCTGCCGATCGACCGCATCCGGGCGATGAACCCGCGCGGCATCGTCTTGTCCGGCGGTCCGTCGTCCGTGTACGCCGACGGCGCGCCGACCCTGTCTCCGGAACTGTTCGACCTCGGCGTGCCGGTGCTCGGCATCTGCTACGGCGCGCAGCTCACCGCCAAGCTGCTCGGCGGCGAGGTGGTCGCGGCGGACAAGTGCGAGTACGGCCGCGCCCAGGTCGACGTCGTCGAGCCGGACGACCTGTTGCACGGGTTCGCTCCGGGCGAGGCGGTGCGCGTGTGGGCGTCCCACGCCGACCGCGTCGCGCGCCTGCCGGACGGCTTTCGGCTGCTCGGCGAGAGCCCGAACTGTCCGGCGGCCGCGTTCGCCGACCCGGCCCGGCGGATTTACGCCGTCCAGTTTCACCCCGAGGTCGCGCACACGCCGCGCGGCGCCGAGATCCTGTCGAACTTCCTGTTTCGCATCTGCGGCTGCGCCGGGGACTGGTCGATGGCCTCGTTCGTCGACGAGGCGGTCGCGGCGGTCCGCCGTCAGGTCGGCGACGACGGCCGCGTGATCTGCGGGCTGTCGGGTGGCGTCGACTCCTCGGTCGTCGCCGCGCTGCTCCACCGCGCGATCGGCGACCGGCTCACCTGCATCTTCGTCGACAACGGCCTTCTGCGCCGCGGCGAGCGGGAGAACGTCGCGGCGGTGTTCCGCGACCACTTCAAGGTGGACCTCCGCGTCGTCGATGCCGAGGACCGGTTCTTGCGCGCGCTCGCCGGCGTGACCGACCCGGAGCGCAAGCGCAAGATCATCGGCGCGGAGTTCATCCGCGTGTTCGAGGCGGAGGCGCGCTCGATCGACAACGCCCGGTGGCTGGCCCAGGGCACCCTGTATCCCGACGTGATCGAGTCGGTGTCGTTCAAGGGGCCGTCCGCGACGATCAAGTCGCACCACAACGTCGGCGGCCTGCCGGAGGACATGGACTTCGAGCTGATCGAGCCGCTGCGCGAGCTGTTCAAGGACGAGGTGCGCGAACTCGGCGAGCAGCTCGGCCTGCCGCGCCACATGATCACCCGCCAGCCGTTCCCCGGCCCGGGGCTCGCGGTCCGGTGCCTCGGAGCGGTGGATCGGCCGCGGCTCGACACGCTGCGCGCGGCCGACGCGATCATCGAGGAGGAGATCCGCGCCGCCGGACTCTACGAGGCGATCTGGCAGAGTTTCGGAGTGCTGCTGCCGGTCAAGTCGGTCGGCGTCATGGGCGACGCGCGCACCTACGCCGACGCGCTGGCGGTGCGCGCGGTCTACTCGCGCGACGGCATGACCGCCGACTGGGCGCAGCTGCCCTACGAGTTGCTCGCGACCATCTCGTCGCGCATCATCAACGAGGTGCGCGGGATCAACCGCGTCGTGTACGACATCACGTCGAAGCCGCCCGGCACGATCGAGTGGGAATGA
- a CDS encoding Na+/H+ antiporter NhaC family protein, translating to MWLALIAALSFQVQLGRDYRVGDLALTTDVTIAAVDADGRPVADYAGRVRVDGIAGVDEVAVDGGKATLRGATLTADEVVVRAPDGATGRAAVRRVPGFLSLLPPLVAIALAIWLRQALVALFAGIWLGALFVHGFDPLAATLRAFDTYLPQQVADTGNAQILLFTLALGGMVGIISKTGGSKALVDLVARRASSRRSGMLSAAIAGIVVFFDDYANCLLVGNTVRPFTDSRRISREKLSFLVDATAAPVSTIALVSTWTGYQLGQLDHAGVDLGAGAYDFFLQMIPYSFYSLLTIAFVFMIAASQRDFGPMLAAERRAIREGLLVRPGGQPLADAELTDMAPPDGARLYWQHAALPIGFVIVCVVVGLYAVGVDLLGPDAEDASLREIVSAAGDDAFKVLLWASFGGSVVALASGLATRSISLYQGVDAWVQGAKSMMMACFILVLAWGIGDICKTHMQTGDWLMSVVSPGAHWMPMIVFVVSGLISFATGSSFSTMAIVIPIAAPMVWGVTHPGDVERVATMAAVLSGAVFGDHCSPISDTTIMASMASAADHIDHVRTQLPYALLCAAVAAAVGYLPAGFGISPVVSLPAGVAILAGVLYLVGRRADA from the coding sequence ATGTGGCTCGCGCTGATCGCCGCACTGTCCTTCCAGGTCCAGCTGGGGAGGGACTATCGCGTGGGCGATCTCGCGCTCACGACGGACGTGACCATCGCCGCGGTCGACGCCGACGGCCGCCCGGTCGCGGACTACGCGGGCCGCGTGCGCGTCGACGGCATCGCGGGCGTCGACGAGGTCGCGGTCGACGGCGGCAAGGCGACGCTGCGCGGCGCCACGCTCACGGCGGACGAGGTGGTCGTCCGCGCACCCGACGGGGCGACCGGGCGCGCAGCGGTGCGCCGGGTACCCGGGTTTTTGTCGCTGTTGCCGCCGCTGGTCGCCATCGCACTCGCGATCTGGCTGCGCCAGGCGCTCGTCGCGCTGTTCGCGGGCATCTGGCTCGGCGCGCTGTTCGTCCACGGCTTCGATCCGCTGGCGGCGACGCTGCGCGCGTTCGACACCTATCTGCCGCAGCAGGTTGCGGACACCGGCAACGCCCAGATCCTGCTGTTTACGCTCGCGCTCGGCGGCATGGTCGGCATCATCTCGAAAACCGGCGGCTCCAAGGCGCTCGTCGACCTGGTCGCCCGGCGCGCGTCGTCCCGGCGCTCCGGCATGCTGTCGGCGGCGATCGCCGGCATCGTCGTGTTCTTCGACGACTACGCCAACTGCCTGCTCGTCGGCAACACGGTACGGCCGTTCACCGACTCGCGGCGGATCTCGCGCGAGAAGCTGTCGTTCCTGGTCGACGCGACCGCCGCGCCCGTGTCCACGATCGCGCTGGTGTCGACCTGGACCGGCTACCAGCTCGGCCAGCTCGACCACGCCGGCGTCGATCTCGGCGCCGGCGCCTACGACTTCTTCCTGCAGATGATCCCGTACAGCTTCTACTCGCTGCTGACGATCGCGTTCGTGTTCATGATCGCCGCGTCGCAGCGCGATTTCGGCCCGATGCTCGCCGCCGAGCGCCGCGCGATCCGCGAAGGGCTGCTCGTGCGCCCCGGCGGGCAACCGCTCGCGGACGCCGAACTCACCGACATGGCGCCGCCGGACGGGGCGAGGTTGTACTGGCAACACGCGGCGCTGCCGATCGGGTTCGTCATCGTGTGTGTGGTGGTCGGACTGTACGCCGTCGGCGTGGACCTGCTCGGCCCCGACGCCGAGGACGCCAGCTTGCGCGAGATCGTGTCGGCCGCCGGCGACGACGCGTTCAAGGTGCTGCTGTGGGCGTCGTTCGGCGGCAGCGTGGTGGCGCTCGCCAGCGGGCTGGCGACGCGGTCGATCAGCCTGTACCAGGGCGTCGATGCGTGGGTCCAGGGCGCCAAGTCGATGATGATGGCGTGTTTCATTCTCGTGCTCGCGTGGGGCATCGGCGACATCTGCAAGACGCACATGCAGACCGGCGACTGGCTGATGTCCGTCGTGTCGCCGGGCGCGCACTGGATGCCGATGATCGTGTTCGTCGTCTCGGGGCTGATCTCGTTTGCCACCGGCAGCTCGTTTTCGACGATGGCGATCGTCATCCCGATCGCCGCGCCGATGGTGTGGGGCGTGACGCACCCCGGGGACGTCGAGCGCGTCGCGACCATGGCGGCCGTCCTGTCGGGCGCCGTGTTCGGCGACCACTGCTCGCCGATCTCGGACACGACGATCATGGCGTCGATGGCGTCCGCCGCCGACCACATCGACCACGTCCGCACGCAGCTCCCGTACGCGCTGTTGTGCGCGGCGGTGGCGGCCGCGGTCGGCTACCTGCCGGCGGGGTTCGGCATCTCGCCCGTCGTCAGCCTGCCGGCCGGCGTCGCGATCCTCGCCGGCGTGCTCTACCTGGTCGGCCGGCGCGCGGACGCGTAA